The following coding sequences are from one Culex quinquefasciatus strain JHB chromosome 1, VPISU_Cqui_1.0_pri_paternal, whole genome shotgun sequence window:
- the LOC119765476 gene encoding uncharacterized protein LOC119765476, translating to MARQLVDQFWRRWINEYLPTIAKRTKWHSEAENIQVDDLVLIVNEGQRNGWTRGRVLTVIPGRDGRIRQATIQTSAGILRRPVSKLAVLQVQRVSNAEPEPERRYGSGDVNGMGSTDDKTQNGSPSSKGSYIFSPGADKPSHRRSNRLANVNKKQDHLK from the coding sequence ATGGCCAGGCAATTAGTCGACCAATTTTGGCGTCGCTGGATCAACGAATACCTTCCCACAATCGCCAAAAGGACGAAATGGCACAGCGAGGCAGAGAACATCCAGGTTGACGACTTGGTGCTTATAGTTAATGAAGGCCAAAGAAACGGATGGACAAGAGGACGAGTCTTGACGGTGATCCCTGGACGAGACGGCCGAATTCGCCAAGCAACGATCCAAACATCAGCCGGAATTCTACGTCGACCAGTGTCCAAACTGGCAGTGCTGCAGGTACAACGCGTGAGTAACGCCGAGCCGGAACCGGAAAGGCGTTACGGGTCGGGGGATGTAAACGGCATGGGCAGCACTGACGATAAAACGCAGAACGGTAGCCCCTCGTCAAAAGGCAGCTACATCTTCAGCCCTGGAGCTGACAAGCCGAGCCATCGACGATCGAATCGGCTCGCGAACGTCAACAAGAAGCAAGACCACTTAAAGTAG
- the LOC6046147 gene encoding endochitinase, with translation MVSKAATLAPLWLLLICGAVLTQVMALTVDSPKGRRFICHYTTWSRMRQDDGAYTIEDIPGELCSHVVYNFVGIDVKSFQLTSMEPDYDLGENGFRRFAALKDKYPSLKLLVAVGGWGHGGEKFSKMVEFRDNRRRFVASVVKFLHKYGLDGLEVVWLYPGNYDRGGNINDKDNFFYLIRELAQAFKTAGKEWEVAVQVPADKTRLDAGYQIDALCEAADFIHVIGYDLRGWWNNFADVHSPLKDRQHDEDSFEGLNVQSGVGQWLHNGCPATKIILGVPLFGRSYLLSSPEENALGAPTIGAGAAGELTNEPGYLGYCEICQILPAMTTRWDDVGQCPYAFNSDEWIGYEDERSLKAKIEWAIKNRLAGIYAFSLDLDDYRGRCGKPYPLTRALHAYYEQTKNETLVTWP, from the exons ATGGTGTCCAAAGCTG CTACTTTAGCGCCACTTTGGCTACTGCTGATTTGCGGTGCGGTCTTGACCCAGGTCATGGCACTTACCGTGGACAGTCCCAAGGGAAGAAGGTTCATCTGTCACTACACGACCTGGTCCCGTATGAGGCAGGACGACGGGGCGTACACCATCGAGGACATCCCGGGGGAGTTGTGCTCGCACGTGGTGTACAATTTCGTGGGGATCGACGTGAAGTCGTTCCAGTTGACTTCGATGGAACCGGACTACGACCTGGGTGAGAACGGGTTCCGCCGGTTTGCGGCCCTGAAAGACAAGTATCCGAGCCTAAAACTGTTGGTGGCCGTCGGTGGTTGGGGCCACGGAGGGGAAAAGTTCAGCAAGATGGTTGAGTTCCGCGACAATCGGAGACGTTTCGTGGCCAGCGTCGTGAAGTTTTTGCACAAGTATGGTCTGGACGGCCTCGAGGTGGTGTGGTTGTATCCGGGGAACTACGACCGCGGGGGTAACATCAATGATAAGGATAACTTCTTCTACCTGATTCGAGAGCTGGCACAGGCTTTCAAAACCGCAGGAAAGGAGTGGGAAGTTGCCGTGCAGGTTCCTGCAGACAAGACGCGGCTGGATGCAGGCTACCAGATCGATGCACTGTGCGA AGCCGCCGACTTCATCCACGTGATCGGGTACGATTTGCGCGGCTGGTGGAACAACTTTGCGGACGTGCACAGCCCGCTGAAGGACCGCCAGCACGACGAGGACAGCTTCGAGGGTCTGAACGTTCAGTCCGGCGTCGGACAGTGGCTCCACAATGGTTGTCCCGCCACCAAGATCATTCTGGGCGTTCCGCTGTTTGGACGGAGCTACCTTCTGTCAAGTCCGGAGGAAAATGCCCTGGGTGCGCCCACGATCGGTGCTGGCGCCGCCGGAGAGCTGACCAACGAGCCGGGCTATCTGGGGTATTGTGAGATCTGCCAGATTCTACCGGCCATGACGACCCGCTGGGACGACGTCGGACAATGCCCGTACGCGTTCAACAGTGACGAGTGGATCGGCTACGAGGACGAGCGGTCGCTCAAGGCCAAGATCGAGTGGGCCATCAAGAACCGGCTGGCGGGAATCTACGCGTTCTCGCTCGATCTGGACGACTACCGGGGTCGGTGTGGGAAACCGTATCCGTTGACACGGGCATTGCACGCGTACTACGAGCAAACCAAAAACGAAACACTCGTTACGTGGCCTTGA